CATCTATCAGGACGACGAGGAGCTCGACAAGCCTTTCGACTGGAACCAGGTCCGGCGTATGGCCAAATACGTCAAGCCTTACAGCAAGCAGCTGCTGCCGATCATCATCATCATGATGTGCGTCGGCGCGCTGTCGAAGCTATTTATCCCGCTGCTCATCAGCTTCGCCATCGACAAGGCGCTCCTCGCCGGCAACGGCAAGCTGCTGCTGTTTGCGGTCGGAGGCATTTTGGCGCTGTATCTTATACAATGGACCGCCAATACATACCGTATCCGCTATACGAACTTTATCGGGCAAAAGGTGATTTACGACCTGCGGGACGACTTGTTCAGCCACATTCAGAAGCTTTCGTTTAACTTTTTCGACAAACGGCCCGCCGGCTCGGTGTTGGTACGCATCGTCAACTACGTCAATTCGCTGCAGGATCTGCTGACCAACGGCGTCGTCAACCTGATGATCGACTGTGTGCAGCTTACCGGCATCATCATCATCTTGCTGTTTTTTAACTTCAAGCTGGGGCTTGCGATTATCGTGACCGTACCGATCATGTTTCTCGTATCGACCAAGCTGCGCGTCGCCATCCGCCGCTCGTGGCAGACGGTGCAAATCCGCACCGCGCGCATTAACTCGCACCTGAACGAGTGCATTCAGGGAATCAAGGTGACGCAAGCTTTTACCCAGGAAAAAGAAAATATCGCCTTCTTCGATCATATGAACCAGGATAACACGAAGCATTGGAACCGGGCGTCGACGCTCAACCAAAGCTTCAACCCGATCATCGAGGTGACGGGTGCGATCGGGTACTGCATTTTGTTTTGGTTCGGCGCCTACTTGATTCAAAAAGGCGAAATTACGGTCGGTCTGCTCGTTGCGTTCGCGAACTATATCGGCAACTTCTGGGAGCCGATCAACCGGCTCGGCCAAATGTACTCGAACCTGCTCATCGCCATGGCTTCGTCCGAGCGGATATTCGAATTTATCGACGAGAAGCCTTCCGTCCCGGAGAGAAAAGATCCGATCCAGCTTCCGCCGATCATCGGCAACATTCACTTTGAAAACGTGAAATTCGAATACGAGCCCGGACGTTATGCCCTGAAAGGGCTGAACCTGAACGTGGAAGCGGGGCAGTCGGTCGCTTTGGTCGGCCATACGGGCTCCGGCAAAAGCACGATCATCAACCTGCTGTGCCGGTTTTACGATGTGACGGCCGGCCGGATCACGATCGACGGCTACGATATCCGCGACGTCTCGCTGCACAGCTTGAGATCGCAGGTCGGTATCGTGCTGCAGGACACGTTCATTTTCTCCGGCACGATCCGGGAAAACATTCGATTCGGCAAGCTGGACGCAACCGATGAGGAAGTGGAGCGGGCCGCCAAGGCGGTACGTGCTCACGATTTTATCGTGAACCTGCCGAACGGCTACGACACCGAGGTGCAGGAGCGCGGCAACGTGCTTTCGATGGGACAGCGGCAGCTCATTTCGTTCGCCCGGGCGCTGCTCGCCGATCCGCGCATTCTCATCCTCGACGAGGCGACGGCCAGCATCGATACGGAAACGGAGCTGAAAATTCAGGAGGCGCTCAAGCTGCTTCTGAAAGGGCGCACCTCATTTATTATCGCGCATCGTCTCTCGACGATCCGCAGCGCCGACAACATCGTCGTGATGGATCACGGCACGCTGATGGAAATGGGCAATCACGAGCAGCTGATGAAGCACCGCGGCATCTACCACGGCCTCATCCAAGCGCAATACCGCCTTTTGAAGCAAGTGATTTGATGTGTGATCAAAGTTGATTTGCCGCGTTACATATCTTTAACACAAAAAACAAGCTCCGCCTGAGAACATGGGGGCTTGTTTTTTGTTTGGCACCACACCGCGCCAAAGTAAAGCGCGTCTGTAATAGGTTTTGCTACAGCAAAACCATGAAGGACAATCGCGAGCCCGAGGCACTCAGTCACTCCCGGCAGCTTCGCTCCCAAAGTAAAGCGTGTCGGGCATAGGATTTTTTATGCGCAGCCCAAAAAATCCATGCCCGACGAACGCGAACTAGAAGCGAGCACTCCCGTACCGCGGGCGGGTCCAGGGCGCCCGAGCGCCTGGGGTCCCCCCCATGGGGGGATTTAGGGGGGGCTCCCATTTAGGGGGGGGCCTCGAGTTTGCAAATTCCCGCTCAAACCTTTACTCTTAAAAACAGAGCAATCGACATATTTTAACAGAAGCAGGTGGAGGGGAAACGTTTGAAATCGTCCAAGTGGTTATGGCGCGCGGTCGTCATCGGCAGCATCGTTTCTACGGCGCTCTGCGCATTCGGATTTGTGTATGCGGTCAATCAAATTTTGTTTCCGAA
The window above is part of the Paenibacillus hamazuiensis genome. Proteins encoded here:
- a CDS encoding ABC transporter ATP-binding protein, which gives rise to MQHRFIYQDDEELDKPFDWNQVRRMAKYVKPYSKQLLPIIIIMMCVGALSKLFIPLLISFAIDKALLAGNGKLLLFAVGGILALYLIQWTANTYRIRYTNFIGQKVIYDLRDDLFSHIQKLSFNFFDKRPAGSVLVRIVNYVNSLQDLLTNGVVNLMIDCVQLTGIIIILLFFNFKLGLAIIVTVPIMFLVSTKLRVAIRRSWQTVQIRTARINSHLNECIQGIKVTQAFTQEKENIAFFDHMNQDNTKHWNRASTLNQSFNPIIEVTGAIGYCILFWFGAYLIQKGEITVGLLVAFANYIGNFWEPINRLGQMYSNLLIAMASSERIFEFIDEKPSVPERKDPIQLPPIIGNIHFENVKFEYEPGRYALKGLNLNVEAGQSVALVGHTGSGKSTIINLLCRFYDVTAGRITIDGYDIRDVSLHSLRSQVGIVLQDTFIFSGTIRENIRFGKLDATDEEVERAAKAVRAHDFIVNLPNGYDTEVQERGNVLSMGQRQLISFARALLADPRILILDEATASIDTETELKIQEALKLLLKGRTSFIIAHRLSTIRSADNIVVMDHGTLMEMGNHEQLMKHRGIYHGLIQAQYRLLKQVI